A genomic region of Oryza glaberrima chromosome 1, OglaRS2, whole genome shotgun sequence contains the following coding sequences:
- the LOC127759922 gene encoding mitogen-activated protein kinase 8 isoform X3 — protein MDFFSEYGDANRYKIQEVIGKGSYGVVCSAIDQHTGDKVAIKKIHNIFEHLSDAARILREIKLLRLLRHPDIVEIKHIMLPPSRRDFKDIYVVFELMDTDLHQVIKANDDLTKEHHQFFLYQMLRALKYIHTANVYHRDLKPKNILANANCKLKICDFGLARVAFNDTPTTVFWTDYVATRWYRAPELCGSFFTKYSPAIDIWSIGCIFAEILTGKPLFPGKNVVHQLDLMTDLLGTPSMDTVTRIRNEKARRYLSSMRKKQPVPFSERFPKADPAALKLLQRLLAFDPKDRPTAEEALADPYFKGLAKAEREPSCQPITKMEFEFERRKVTKEDVKELIFREILEYHPQLLKDYMNGTEKTNFLYPSALDNFRRQFANLEENGGKNGDAVPSDRKHVSLPRTTTVHSAPIPPKDHQNITSQVPQRIPGRTGRGACPVIPFENLSAMGPYNQRRVVRNPVLPPATTNLSAYAYHRKSDSSERELQQELEKDRMRYQPSEHFMDAKVVSHMSHDLRASSYYVSKAKSDVADRAALQSNMMQGIGPFNGIAAVGGNYNKVSTVQYGVSRMY, from the exons ATGGATTTCTTCAGCGAATATGGTGATGCTAACAGATACAAAATACAGGAAGTCATTGGCAAAGGAAGCTATGGTGTAGTTTGTTCAGCTATTGACCAACATACTGGCGACAAGGTTGCAATCAAGAAAATACACAATATCTTTGAGCACTTATCTGATGCTGCCCGAATCCTCCGTGAGATCAAATTACTCCGGCTATTACGGCATCCTGATATAGTTGAGATCAAGCATATAATGCTACCTCCATCAAGGAGGGACTTCAAGGACATATATGTTGTCTTTGAGCTGATGGATACCGATCTCCACCAAGTCATCAAGGCAAATGATGACTTAACCAAAGAACATCATCAGTTCTTTCTTTATCAGATGCTTCGTGCTTTGAAATATATTCATACTG CTAATGTCTATCATCGTGATTTGAAGCCAAAGAACATATTGGCAAACGCTAACTGTAAACTCAAAATATGCGATTTCGGTCTAGCACGAGTGGCATTTAATGACACTCCTACAACGGTATTCTGGACG GATTATGTTGCTACTAGATGGTATAGGGCTCCTGAGTTGTGTGGTTCTTTCTTTACTAAG TATTCACCAGCTATTGACATATGGAGTATTGGCTGCATTTTTGCTGAGATTTTAACTGGGAAGCCTTTGTTTCCTGGTAAAAATGTGGTTCACCAGTTGGATCTGATGACTGATCTCTTGGGTACTCCATCAATGGATACTGTTACAAGG ATTCGGAATGAGAAAGCAAGGAGGTACTTGAGCAGTATGAGGAAAAAGCAGCCAGTACCTTTTTCTGAGAGATTCCCAAAAGCAGATCCTGCTGCACTCAAACTTCTGCAGAGGCTTTTAGCATTCGACCCGAAGGATAGACCAACTGCCGAAGAG GCGTTGGCTGATCCATATTTTAAAGGCCTTGCGAAAGCAGAGAGAGAACCATCATGCCAGCCAATAACAAAGATGGAGTTTGAGTTTGAGCGGAGAAAGGTGACTAAAGAGGATGTGAAGGAACTTATATTCCGTGAAATACTGGAGTATCATCCTCAACTTCTTAAGGATTACATGAATGGAACCGAAAAAACAAACTTCCTATATCCTAG TGCCCTTGACAACTTTCGGAGACAATTTGCTAACCTGGAAGAAAATGGAGGGAAGAATGGAGATGCTGTTCCATCAGACAGGAAACATGTTTCGCTCCCAAG GACTACTACAGTTCATTCTGCTCCAATTCCTCCCAAAGATCATCAAAATATAACTTCCCAAGTACCCCAAAGGATTCCAG GTAGAACAGGACGAGGGGCTTGCCCTGTAATACCATTTGAGAATTTGAGTGCAATGGGCCCATACAATCAACGAAGGGTGGTAAGGAATCCAGTGCTTCCTCCAGCCACCACCAACCTATCAGCATATGCCTACCACCGTAAATCGGATAGCTCAGAAAGAGAGCTCCAGCAGGAGCTTGAGAAAGATCGCATGCGGTACCAGCCATCAGAGCATTTCATGGATGCTAAGGTGGTGTCACATATGTCCCATGATTTGAGAGCTTCCTCTTACTACGTTTCAAAGGCGAAATCTGATGTAGCAGACAGAGCTGCCTTACAATCCAACATGATGCAGGGAATTGGCCCTTTTAATGGCATTGCTGCAGTTGGAGGTAACTACAATAAAGTCAGTACTGTTCAGTATGGGGTCTCGAGGATGTATTAG
- the LOC127759922 gene encoding mitogen-activated protein kinase 8 isoform X1, translated as MAMQTMQTEQQQQQGRKGSPEMDFFSEYGDANRYKIQEVIGKGSYGVVCSAIDQHTGDKVAIKKIHNIFEHLSDAARILREIKLLRLLRHPDIVEIKHIMLPPSRRDFKDIYVVFELMDTDLHQVIKANDDLTKEHHQFFLYQMLRALKYIHTANVYHRDLKPKNILANANCKLKICDFGLARVAFNDTPTTVFWTDYVATRWYRAPELCGSFFTKYSPAIDIWSIGCIFAEILTGKPLFPGKNVVHQLDLMTDLLGTPSMDTVTRIRNEKARRYLSSMRKKQPVPFSERFPKADPAALKLLQRLLAFDPKDRPTAEEALADPYFKGLAKAEREPSCQPITKMEFEFERRKVTKEDVKELIFREILEYHPQLLKDYMNGTEKTNFLYPSALDNFRRQFANLEENGGKNGDAVPSDRKHVSLPRTTTVHSAPIPPKDHQNITSQVPQRIPGRTGRGACPVIPFENLSAMGPYNQRRVVRNPVLPPATTNLSAYAYHRKSDSSERELQQELEKDRMRYQPSEHFMDAKVVSHMSHDLRASSYYVSKAKSDVADRAALQSNMMQGIGPFNGIAAVGGNYNKVSTVQYGVSRMY; from the exons atggcgatgcagACGATGCAgacggagcagcagcagcagcaggggagGAAG GGTTCGCCAGAGATGGATTTCTTCAGCGAATATGGTGATGCTAACAGATACAAAATACAGGAAGTCATTGGCAAAGGAAGCTATGGTGTAGTTTGTTCAGCTATTGACCAACATACTGGCGACAAGGTTGCAATCAAGAAAATACACAATATCTTTGAGCACTTATCTGATGCTGCCCGAATCCTCCGTGAGATCAAATTACTCCGGCTATTACGGCATCCTGATATAGTTGAGATCAAGCATATAATGCTACCTCCATCAAGGAGGGACTTCAAGGACATATATGTTGTCTTTGAGCTGATGGATACCGATCTCCACCAAGTCATCAAGGCAAATGATGACTTAACCAAAGAACATCATCAGTTCTTTCTTTATCAGATGCTTCGTGCTTTGAAATATATTCATACTG CTAATGTCTATCATCGTGATTTGAAGCCAAAGAACATATTGGCAAACGCTAACTGTAAACTCAAAATATGCGATTTCGGTCTAGCACGAGTGGCATTTAATGACACTCCTACAACGGTATTCTGGACG GATTATGTTGCTACTAGATGGTATAGGGCTCCTGAGTTGTGTGGTTCTTTCTTTACTAAG TATTCACCAGCTATTGACATATGGAGTATTGGCTGCATTTTTGCTGAGATTTTAACTGGGAAGCCTTTGTTTCCTGGTAAAAATGTGGTTCACCAGTTGGATCTGATGACTGATCTCTTGGGTACTCCATCAATGGATACTGTTACAAGG ATTCGGAATGAGAAAGCAAGGAGGTACTTGAGCAGTATGAGGAAAAAGCAGCCAGTACCTTTTTCTGAGAGATTCCCAAAAGCAGATCCTGCTGCACTCAAACTTCTGCAGAGGCTTTTAGCATTCGACCCGAAGGATAGACCAACTGCCGAAGAG GCGTTGGCTGATCCATATTTTAAAGGCCTTGCGAAAGCAGAGAGAGAACCATCATGCCAGCCAATAACAAAGATGGAGTTTGAGTTTGAGCGGAGAAAGGTGACTAAAGAGGATGTGAAGGAACTTATATTCCGTGAAATACTGGAGTATCATCCTCAACTTCTTAAGGATTACATGAATGGAACCGAAAAAACAAACTTCCTATATCCTAG TGCCCTTGACAACTTTCGGAGACAATTTGCTAACCTGGAAGAAAATGGAGGGAAGAATGGAGATGCTGTTCCATCAGACAGGAAACATGTTTCGCTCCCAAG GACTACTACAGTTCATTCTGCTCCAATTCCTCCCAAAGATCATCAAAATATAACTTCCCAAGTACCCCAAAGGATTCCAG GTAGAACAGGACGAGGGGCTTGCCCTGTAATACCATTTGAGAATTTGAGTGCAATGGGCCCATACAATCAACGAAGGGTGGTAAGGAATCCAGTGCTTCCTCCAGCCACCACCAACCTATCAGCATATGCCTACCACCGTAAATCGGATAGCTCAGAAAGAGAGCTCCAGCAGGAGCTTGAGAAAGATCGCATGCGGTACCAGCCATCAGAGCATTTCATGGATGCTAAGGTGGTGTCACATATGTCCCATGATTTGAGAGCTTCCTCTTACTACGTTTCAAAGGCGAAATCTGATGTAGCAGACAGAGCTGCCTTACAATCCAACATGATGCAGGGAATTGGCCCTTTTAATGGCATTGCTGCAGTTGGAGGTAACTACAATAAAGTCAGTACTGTTCAGTATGGGGTCTCGAGGATGTATTAG
- the LOC127759922 gene encoding mitogen-activated protein kinase 8 isoform X2: MRTSVVRGSPEMDFFSEYGDANRYKIQEVIGKGSYGVVCSAIDQHTGDKVAIKKIHNIFEHLSDAARILREIKLLRLLRHPDIVEIKHIMLPPSRRDFKDIYVVFELMDTDLHQVIKANDDLTKEHHQFFLYQMLRALKYIHTANVYHRDLKPKNILANANCKLKICDFGLARVAFNDTPTTVFWTDYVATRWYRAPELCGSFFTKYSPAIDIWSIGCIFAEILTGKPLFPGKNVVHQLDLMTDLLGTPSMDTVTRIRNEKARRYLSSMRKKQPVPFSERFPKADPAALKLLQRLLAFDPKDRPTAEEALADPYFKGLAKAEREPSCQPITKMEFEFERRKVTKEDVKELIFREILEYHPQLLKDYMNGTEKTNFLYPSALDNFRRQFANLEENGGKNGDAVPSDRKHVSLPRTTTVHSAPIPPKDHQNITSQVPQRIPGRTGRGACPVIPFENLSAMGPYNQRRVVRNPVLPPATTNLSAYAYHRKSDSSERELQQELEKDRMRYQPSEHFMDAKVVSHMSHDLRASSYYVSKAKSDVADRAALQSNMMQGIGPFNGIAAVGGNYNKVSTVQYGVSRMY, encoded by the exons ATGCGTACGAGCGTAGTAAGG GGTTCGCCAGAGATGGATTTCTTCAGCGAATATGGTGATGCTAACAGATACAAAATACAGGAAGTCATTGGCAAAGGAAGCTATGGTGTAGTTTGTTCAGCTATTGACCAACATACTGGCGACAAGGTTGCAATCAAGAAAATACACAATATCTTTGAGCACTTATCTGATGCTGCCCGAATCCTCCGTGAGATCAAATTACTCCGGCTATTACGGCATCCTGATATAGTTGAGATCAAGCATATAATGCTACCTCCATCAAGGAGGGACTTCAAGGACATATATGTTGTCTTTGAGCTGATGGATACCGATCTCCACCAAGTCATCAAGGCAAATGATGACTTAACCAAAGAACATCATCAGTTCTTTCTTTATCAGATGCTTCGTGCTTTGAAATATATTCATACTG CTAATGTCTATCATCGTGATTTGAAGCCAAAGAACATATTGGCAAACGCTAACTGTAAACTCAAAATATGCGATTTCGGTCTAGCACGAGTGGCATTTAATGACACTCCTACAACGGTATTCTGGACG GATTATGTTGCTACTAGATGGTATAGGGCTCCTGAGTTGTGTGGTTCTTTCTTTACTAAG TATTCACCAGCTATTGACATATGGAGTATTGGCTGCATTTTTGCTGAGATTTTAACTGGGAAGCCTTTGTTTCCTGGTAAAAATGTGGTTCACCAGTTGGATCTGATGACTGATCTCTTGGGTACTCCATCAATGGATACTGTTACAAGG ATTCGGAATGAGAAAGCAAGGAGGTACTTGAGCAGTATGAGGAAAAAGCAGCCAGTACCTTTTTCTGAGAGATTCCCAAAAGCAGATCCTGCTGCACTCAAACTTCTGCAGAGGCTTTTAGCATTCGACCCGAAGGATAGACCAACTGCCGAAGAG GCGTTGGCTGATCCATATTTTAAAGGCCTTGCGAAAGCAGAGAGAGAACCATCATGCCAGCCAATAACAAAGATGGAGTTTGAGTTTGAGCGGAGAAAGGTGACTAAAGAGGATGTGAAGGAACTTATATTCCGTGAAATACTGGAGTATCATCCTCAACTTCTTAAGGATTACATGAATGGAACCGAAAAAACAAACTTCCTATATCCTAG TGCCCTTGACAACTTTCGGAGACAATTTGCTAACCTGGAAGAAAATGGAGGGAAGAATGGAGATGCTGTTCCATCAGACAGGAAACATGTTTCGCTCCCAAG GACTACTACAGTTCATTCTGCTCCAATTCCTCCCAAAGATCATCAAAATATAACTTCCCAAGTACCCCAAAGGATTCCAG GTAGAACAGGACGAGGGGCTTGCCCTGTAATACCATTTGAGAATTTGAGTGCAATGGGCCCATACAATCAACGAAGGGTGGTAAGGAATCCAGTGCTTCCTCCAGCCACCACCAACCTATCAGCATATGCCTACCACCGTAAATCGGATAGCTCAGAAAGAGAGCTCCAGCAGGAGCTTGAGAAAGATCGCATGCGGTACCAGCCATCAGAGCATTTCATGGATGCTAAGGTGGTGTCACATATGTCCCATGATTTGAGAGCTTCCTCTTACTACGTTTCAAAGGCGAAATCTGATGTAGCAGACAGAGCTGCCTTACAATCCAACATGATGCAGGGAATTGGCCCTTTTAATGGCATTGCTGCAGTTGGAGGTAACTACAATAAAGTCAGTACTGTTCAGTATGGGGTCTCGAGGATGTATTAG